In Apium graveolens cultivar Ventura chromosome 10, ASM990537v1, whole genome shotgun sequence, the following are encoded in one genomic region:
- the LOC141691408 gene encoding zinc finger BED domain-containing protein RICESLEEPER 1-like, translating to MDSARDSNLTEANNNTDPNGISSNQTQTGSRSRTKRKPVALRSDIWDDFTRFRDATTGELRGKCKHFGSEFAASSFNETSSMRKHLEKSCKGKPKDDASQRQITGMKTQAGGDSLVSIKVDVKLITKTIAEMIIIDELPFKHFDGLGFQHLMALAFPKFKLPSRFTVQRDCFGIFCAEKRKLKHILMRKKQIVCLTTDTWTSIRKVNFMCLTAHYINEDRKLCKKLLSFTPITSHRGKDIGRSVEKCLRDWGIENIFTVTADDASSNDVAIEYLKDEFSRIRDAVKYVKNSAARLSKFEECMEMENDGNNAELTLDVFTRWNSTYMMLDAALKHEKVWKRYEKEDIVFAIDLADGKWGTRFVNDGLKIKHLSLSIKRIRDAVKYVKNSAARLSKFEECMEMENDGNNAELTLDVSTRWNSRYMMLDAALKHEKTFYEFTLKISGSKYVTSNLFYHELLALNGTLKSWIRSDNEDLSTIASKMQEKFDKYWGDPLKMNKLIFMGAVLDPRFKLGYVEFTMERLYENIMLASTMKRQLKDALYELFNNYKEKYSLTSDEGCSSGKSTVIFSDVNEENQSSDISQVWLNEYMTEFGMLHGGSSARSELDVYLEESRVSGDQKFDILNWWKGNCVRFPILSQMARDILAIPVSTVASESVFSTGGWVLDAFRSSLSPVIAEALLCAQDWLRGSLHSNDVEENDDDQEKLAKGENLFS from the exons ATGGATTCAGCAAGAGATTCA AATCTTACGGAAGCTAATAATAACACAGACCCAAATGGAATATCTTCGAATCAAACTCAAACTGGTTCAAgatcaagaacaaaaagaaaacctGTGGCACTACGTTCAGATATTTGGGACGATTTTACAAGATTTCGAGATGCAACGACGGGTGAATTGAGAGGCAAATGCAAGCACTTTGGATCGGAATTTGCTGCTAGTTCATTCAATGAGACATCTTCTATGCGCAAACATTTAGAGAAATCGTGCAAGGGAAAGCCTAAGGATGATGCAAGTCAAAGACAAATAACTGGAATGAAAACTCAAGCAGGAGGTGATTCCCTTGTCTCTATAAAGGTTGATGTTAAACTTATTACAAAAACTATTGCTGAAATGATCATAATTGATGAGCTACCATTCAAGCATTTTGATGGACTTGGTTTCCAGCATTTAATGGCTCTAGCTTTTCCAAAGTTCAAGCTGCCATCACGATTTACTGTACAACGTGATTGTTTTGGTATATTTTGTGCTGAGAAGAGAAAGTTAAAACATATTTTGATGAGAAAAAAACAAATAGTCTGTCTTACAACAGATACTTGGACGTCTATACGAAAGGTCAATTTTATGTGTTTAACTGCTCATTACATTAATGAGGACCGGAAACTTTGTAAAAAGCTTTTGAGTTTTACACCAATTACTTCACATCGAGGCAAAGATATAGGTCGTTCAGTTGAAAAATGTTTGCGTGATTGGGGAATTGAAAATATTTTCACAGTGACGGCTGATGATGCAAGTTCTAACGATGTGGCTATTGAATATTTAAAAGACGAATTCTCT AGAATTCGAGATGCTGTCAAGTATGTGAAGAACTCAGCTGCTCGGCTATCAAAATTCGAAGAATGTATGGAAATGGAAAATGATGGTAACAATGCAGAATTGACATTGGATGTTTTCACGAGGTGGAATTCAACGTATATGATGCTCGATGCAGCTTTGAAACATGAAAAGGTATGGAAAAGATACGAAAAAGAAGATATTGTGTTTGCTATTGATCTTGCTGATGGGAAATGGGGTACCAGAT TTGTCAATGATGGGCTGaaaataaaacatttatctcTTTCAATTAAGAGAATTCGAGATGCTGTCAAGTATGTGAAGAACTCAGCTGCTCGGCTATCAAAATTCGAAGAATGTATGGAAATGGAAAATGATGGTAACAATGCAGAATTGACATTGGATGTTTCCACGAGGTGGAATTCAAGGTATATGATGCTCGATGCAGCTTTGAAACATGAAAAG ACATTTTATGAGTTCACACTAAAAATTTCTGGTAGCAAGTATGTAacttcaaatttattttatcatgaaCTATTGGCACTAAATGGTACTTTAAAGTCATGGATCAGGAGTGATAACGAGGATTTAAGTACAATTGCTTctaaaatgcaagaaaagttTGATAAATACTGGGGAGATCCGTTAAAGATGAATAAGTTAATATTTATGGGAGCAGTTCTTGATCCTCGTTTCAAGTTGGGATATGTTGAGTTCACCATGGAACGTTTGTACGAAAATATTATGTTAGCATCTACGATGAAACGACAATTAAAGGATGCACTATATGAATTGTTTAATAACTACAAAGAGAAGTATTCTTTGACTTCCGATGAAGGGTGTTCAAGTGGTAAGAGTACTGTCATTTTTTCTGATGTTAACGAAGAGAATCAGTCTTCTGATATTAGTCAAGTATGGTTGAATGAATATATGACAGAGTTTGGGATGCTTCATGGCGGGAGTAGTGCAAGATCTGAACTTGATGTTTATCTTGAAGAATCAAGGGTTAGCGGCGACCAAAAGTTTGACATTCTTAATTGGTGGAAGGGCAATTGTGTTAGGTTTCCGATTCTTTCTCAGATGGCTCGTGACATCTTAGCCATTCCGGTGTCAACAGTTGCATCAGAATCTGTATTTAGTACCGGTGGATGGGTATTAGATGCATTTAGAAGTTCTTTATCTCCTGTAATTGCAGAAGCTTTGTTGTGTGCACAAGACTGGCTTCGAGGATCTCTCCATTCAAATGATGTTGAAGAAAATGATGACGATCAAGAAAAGCTTGCCAAGGGTGAGAACTTATTTTCCTGA
- the LOC141693895 gene encoding DNA repair protein recA homolog 3, mitochondrial-like, with protein MNMASRLIRTASFLKHPFLSSQGVRKGVLGTSSQLSNFSTRGKRRSKSDGSDSGEENMSKKDLALKQALDQITTSFGKGSIMWLGRSVSPKEVPVISTGSFTLDLALGIGGFPKGRVVEIYGPEASGKTTLALHVIAEAQKQGGYCVFVDAEHALDPALAKAIGVNTENLLLSQPDCGEQALSLVDTIIRSGSVDVVVVDSVAALVPKSELDGEMGDAHMAMQARLMSQALRKLSHSLSMSQTILIFINQVRAKLSTFTFGGPTEVTCGGNALKFYASMRLNIRRTGLVKKGEETVGSQVTVKIVKNKHAPPFRTAQFELEFGKGISQEAEILELGCKHKFITKAGNAYYNLNGKSFCGKDAIKRFLAEDQDAKEELMMKLREKLTDSERHKEIETETESVQENPTDNIISDTTDEEVIAAAEV; from the exons ATGAATATGGCAAGCAGGCTTATTCGAACAGCTTCATTCCTCAAACACCCTTTTCTCTCTTCTCAG GGTGTAAGAAAAGGGGTATTGGGAACATCCTCACAGCTAAGCAACTTCTCTACCAGAG GTAAACGGAGATCAAAATCGGATGGAAGTGATTCAGGAGAAGAGAATATGTCAAAGAAAGATCTGGCGCTAAAGCAAGCATTGGATCAGATTACTACTTCATTTGGGAAAGGGTCCATCATGTGGCTTGGTCGTTCTGTCTCTCCGAAGGAAGTTCCTGTGATTTCTACAGGATCCTTCACCTTGGATCTGGCACTGGGTATTGGTGGATTTCCCAAG GGTCGTGTTGTTGAGATTTATGGTCCAGAGGCTTCTGGAAAGACAACTCTTGCTCTACATGTAATAGCAGAGGCACAGAAGCAAGGAG GTTACTGTGTTTTTGTTGATGCTGAGCATGCTCTTGATCCAGCATTAGCCAAGGCTATTGGGGTAAATACTGAAAATTTGCTTCTCTCACAACCAGATTGTGGTGAACAAGCTCTTAGTCTGGTGGATACCATAATTCGTAGCGGTTCGGTTGACGTTGTTGTTGTAGACAGT GTAGCAGCTCTAGTTCCAAAGAGTGAACTTGATGGCGAGATGGGGGATGCACACATGGCAATGCAAGCTAGACTTATGAGCCAGGCACTGCGCAAATTAAGCCATTCTTTGTCCATGTCCCAGACTATACTGATATTTATAAATCAG GTGCGAGCAAAGCTATCTACTTTCACGTTTGGTGGACCAACTGAAGTAACCTGTGGTGGAAATGCCTTAAAGTTCTATGCTTCAATGCGCCTAAATATCAGGAGAACGGGTCTCGTGAAAAAGGGTGAGGAG ACTGTCGGAAGCCAAGTTACAGTGAAGATTGTGAAGAACAAGCACGCCCCTCCATTTAGAACTGCACAATTCGAGCTTGAGTTTGGAAAGGGAATATCTCAAGAAGCAGAAATTCTAGAGCTGGGATGCAAACACAAGTTCATTACAAAGGCAGGAAATGCTTATTACAACTTAAATGGTAAGAGCTTTTGCGGTAAGGATGCTATCAAGCGCTTTTTGGCTGAGGATCAAGATGCCAAAGAGGAACTTATGATGAAGCTTAGGGAGAAACTAACTGATTCTGAGAGGCACAAGGAAATTGAAACAGAAACAGAGTCTGTACAAGAAAATCCTACTGATAATATTATATCCGACACGACTGATGAGGAAGTAATAGCTGCAGCTGAGGTATGA